In Oncorhynchus gorbuscha isolate QuinsamMale2020 ecotype Even-year linkage group LG02, OgorEven_v1.0, whole genome shotgun sequence, a single genomic region encodes these proteins:
- the LOC124008340 gene encoding amyloid beta precursor protein binding family B member 1-like isoform X5 encodes MSLEKTSDLANENTCLPSSLTLDLRYPHSVQFDSDLSKKAKGTTTSSTKKRHNYATSTPLDLLNGTMGSNCIDEEESSQQREEERVRNQENEQGQHCTGTNAKWLKEGQNQLRKVAERQQDQNINSDQDLNHNESPDGNPNHNSLVMDQQEEDSEQNPSSKTLRSLCSDLNEPLLIDTSETPHGKEEEEKEDRDEEESPLLPTGGERDTDSSEVQSSSESQRYDSGEVKDTCLLFQGRNAAPSDEDSSCMSLSQGSTANSTPDSDPESYWDRSAFETDTDLPAGWMRVRDESGTYYWHIPTGTTQWEPPSPLEEGEAPERPSSTSPAITPNVEPTLMWNSHTQSRPNRFNDEEFWKEEDAMADQTLKDFEGATLRYASINLNCSQSEEKEKMNSLINDPEAKVFAVRSLGWVEISEEEMAPGKSSVAVNNCIRQLSYHKHNLHDTAGIWGEGKDMLLVLENEILNLIDPLGQTLLHTQPIVSIRVWGVGRDNGRERDFAYVARDKLTHVLKCHVFRCDTPAKNIATSMHDICSKIMAQRKSSKSSLNRLNTDPSKLADIPFQEFPAPKNDLVQRFQVCYLGNVPVAKPVGKERFGMDLVNVALDTAMNSKVKEEWTSVTVNVASATLTIITAETEEVLSECRVRFLSFMGVGKDVHTFAFIMAEGPGDFICHMFWCEPNAASLSEAVQAACMLRYQKCLDARPPSTSSCLPGPPADSVARRVGSSVKKGVQSLLGSFKRSGSQTP; translated from the exons ATGTCTTTGGAGAAGACCTCCGACCTGGCCAATGAGAACACATGCTTGCCATCCTCGCTGACCCTTGACCTCCGCTACCCACATAGTGTTCAGTTTGATTCTGACCTGAGCAAGAAGGCCAAAggcaccaccacctcctccaccaagAAGCGCCACAACTATGCCACATCCACACCTTTGGACTTGCTGAATGGCACCATGGGTAGCAATTGCATCGACGAGGAAGAGTCCagtcaacagagagaggaggagagggtccGGAACCAGGAGAACGAGCAGGGACAGCACTGCACTGGGACCAATGCCAAGTGGCTCAAGGAGGGTCAGAATCAACTTCGCAAAGTGGCAGAGAGGCAGCAGGACCAGAATATAAATTCTGACCAGGATTTGAATCACAACGAAAGTCCAGATGGAAACCCCAACCATAACTCTTTAGTGATGGACCAGCAGGAGGAAGACAGTGAGCAGAACCCGTCTTCTAAGACCCTGAGGTCCCTCTGCTCGGACCTGAATGAACCTCTGCTGATCGACACCTCAGAGACCCCTCATgggaaggaggaagaagagaaagaggacagggatgAGGAAGAGTCTCCACTACTTCcaacaggtggagagagggacacagactCGTCTGAGGTGCAGAGTAGCAGTGAGTCTCAGAGATATGACAGTGGAGAAGTGAAGGACACATGCCTGCTGTTTCAGGGCAGAAACGCAGCACCCAGTGATGAGGACTCCAGTTGCATGTCACTGTCTCAGGGCAGCACAGCCAACAGCACGCCAGACAGTGACCCAG AGTCTTACTGGGACCGCAGTGCGTTTGAGACGGACACAGACCTGCCTGCAGGGTGGATGCGGGTCAGAGACGAGTCGGGTACCTACTACTGGCACATCCCAACAGGCACCACACAGTGGGAGCCCCCCTCTCCCCTAGAGGAGGGAGAAGCCCCAGAAAGACCCTCCAGTACCTCCCCTGCCATCACACCCAACGTGGAGCCAACG ttgatGTGGAATAGTCACACCCAGTCCCGCCCCAACAGATTTAATGACGAGGAGTTCTGGAAG GAGGAAGATGCCATGGCGGATCAGACCCTAAAGGATTTTGAAGGAGCCACATTGCGTTATGCCTCTATCAACCTCAA CTGCTCACAATCTGAAGAAAAGGAAAAGATGAACTCTCTCATCAATGACCCGGAGGCTAAG GTTTTTGCAGTCCGGTCACTTGGCTGGGTGGAGAtatcagaggaggagatggctCCAGGGAAGAGCAGTGTGGCTGTCAACAACTGCATCAGACAGCTCTCCTACCACAAACACAACCTGCACGACACGGCTGGGATCTGGGGAGAG GGAAAAGACATGCTCCTTGTTCTGGAGAATGAGATCTTGAACCTGATAGATCCGTTGGGCCAGACCTTGCTGCACACCCAGCCTATCGTCAGCATCAGAGTGTGGGGAGTGGGCCGGGACAACGGCAG GGAGAG GGACTTTGCCTATGTGGCGAGAGACAAACTGACTCATGTTCTGAAGTGCCATGTGTTCAGGTGTGACACACCTGCTAAGAACATTGCCACGAGCATGCATGACATCTGCTCTAAG ATAATGGCCCAGAGGAAGTCATCCAAATCCTCTCTGAACAGACTGAACACAGACCCCTCTAAACTGGCAGACATTCCTTTCCAGG AATTTCCTGCACCAAAGAATGATCTAGTCCAGCGCTTCCAGGTGTGTTACCTAGGTAACGTGCCTGTGGCCAAACCCGTAGGTAAGGAACGCTTTG GTATGGACCTAGTTAATGTTGCCCTCGACACAGCAATGAATTCCAAAGTCAAGGAAGAGTGGACGTCAGTTACTGTGAACGTGGCCTCAGCCACACTTACTATAATCACAGCTGAG ACAGAGGAGGTTCTGTCAGAGTGCCGGGTGCGCTTCCTGTCCTTCATGGGCGTGGGGAAGGACGTCCACACCTTTGCCTTCATCATGGCCGAGGGCCCCGGGGACTTCATCTGCCACATGTTCTGGTGTGAGCCCAACGCAGCCAGCCTCAGTGAGGCCGTGCAGGCCGCCTGCATG CTGCGCTACCAGAAGTGTCTGGACGCCAGACCGCCCAGTACCAGCTCCTGCCTGCCAGGCCCGCCGGCTGACTCTGTGGCACGCCGTGTGGGCTCAAGTGTCAAGAAGGGAGTTCAGAGCCTGCTGGGCAGCTTCAAGAGGTCTGGGTCCCAGACGCCCTGA